One genomic segment of Deinococcus terrestris includes these proteins:
- the glpX gene encoding class II fructose-bisphosphatase: MTGKQKGQAGTPPGPGRVSSFEHALVLETARVTEGAALAASRWVGMGDKNAVDGAGTEAMRELLNSLDIRGRVVIGEGEMDEAPMLYIGEELGRGQYEVDIAVDPVEGTSVTAKGLPNGLAVIALSERGGLMHAPDCYMDKLVVPPPAAGRVHLDWPVEANLAVLAQSLERDVEDLLVTILDRERHADLIRKVRAAGARVKLIGDGDVVASLAVGVRGTGVHALMGSGGAPEGVLSAAAMKCLGAEIQGRFIPEDDAMRERFAQMGVDEKRVYKTDELAPGQQIVFSATGITYGELLSGVRRFGGGARTHTLVMGYATRVVRFIDTVHLEDDSARVTIRV, encoded by the coding sequence ATGACGGGCAAGCAGAAGGGGCAGGCGGGCACCCCGCCGGGGCCGGGGCGGGTAAGCAGTTTTGAGCATGCGCTGGTGCTGGAAACCGCGCGGGTGACCGAGGGCGCGGCGCTGGCCGCGAGCCGCTGGGTCGGCATGGGCGACAAGAACGCGGTGGACGGCGCAGGCACCGAGGCCATGCGCGAGCTACTGAACTCGCTCGACATCCGGGGCCGGGTGGTGATCGGGGAAGGCGAGATGGACGAGGCCCCGATGCTCTACATCGGCGAGGAGCTGGGGCGCGGGCAGTACGAGGTGGATATCGCGGTGGACCCGGTGGAGGGCACCAGCGTGACTGCCAAGGGGCTGCCCAACGGCCTGGCCGTGATCGCCCTGTCCGAGCGCGGCGGCCTGATGCACGCGCCCGACTGCTACATGGACAAGCTGGTGGTTCCGCCCCCCGCCGCTGGGCGGGTGCACCTGGACTGGCCGGTGGAGGCCAACCTTGCGGTGCTGGCGCAGAGCCTGGAGCGCGACGTGGAGGACCTGCTGGTCACCATTCTCGACCGCGAGCGGCACGCCGACCTGATCCGCAAGGTCCGGGCGGCGGGCGCCCGCGTGAAGCTGATCGGAGACGGGGACGTGGTCGCCAGCCTCGCCGTGGGCGTGCGCGGCACCGGGGTCCATGCGCTGATGGGCTCGGGCGGCGCTCCCGAAGGTGTGCTCTCGGCGGCAGCGATGAAATGCCTGGGCGCGGAAATCCAGGGCCGCTTTATCCCCGAGGACGACGCCATGCGGGAACGGTTCGCACAGATGGGCGTGGACGAAAAGAGGGTCTACAAAACCGACGAACTCGCGCCTGGTCAGCAAATCGTCTTCTCCGCGACCGGCATCACCTACGGCGAACTGCTCAGCGGCGTGCGGCGCTTCGGCGGCGGCGCCCGCACCCACACCCTGGTCATGGGCTACGCCACCCGCGTGGTGCGCTTTATCGACACCGTTCACCTCGAAGACGACTCCGCCCGCGTGACCATCCGCGTCTGA
- the wrbA gene encoding NAD(P)H:quinone oxidoreductase: protein MTNPVRMTILYYSTYGTNHQMAEVAAEAAREAGAEVRVVKARETAPQSVVDGQEAWKAQQERTAHIPEATADDMQSADAILISAPTRWGGTPSQLRVFIDTLGGLWATGALANKTFSAMTSAQNPHGGQETTLHTLYYMAAHWGAIIVPPGYTDPAIFASGGNPYGASVTANGQPLSEEDKASIRHQVRRQLEITRKLQG, encoded by the coding sequence ATGACGAACCCGGTTCGAATGACGATCCTGTACTACTCGACCTACGGCACCAACCACCAGATGGCGGAGGTAGCCGCCGAGGCCGCCCGCGAGGCCGGGGCCGAGGTGCGCGTGGTCAAGGCCCGCGAGACGGCCCCGCAAAGCGTGGTGGACGGCCAGGAGGCGTGGAAGGCGCAGCAGGAGCGCACCGCCCACATTCCCGAGGCAACCGCCGACGACATGCAGAGCGCGGACGCGATCCTGATCAGTGCGCCGACCCGCTGGGGGGGCACGCCCAGCCAGCTGCGCGTCTTTATCGACACCCTGGGCGGCCTGTGGGCCACGGGAGCGCTGGCGAACAAGACCTTCAGCGCGATGACGAGCGCCCAGAACCCCCACGGCGGGCAGGAAACCACCCTGCACACCCTGTACTACATGGCAGCCCACTGGGGCGCGATCATCGTGCCCCCCGGCTATACTGACCCCGCCATCTTCGCCTCGGGCGGCAACCCCTACGGCGCGAGCGTGACTGCCAACGGCCAGCCGCTGAGCGAGGAGGACAAGGCCTCCATCCGCCACCAAGTCCGGCGCCAGCTCGAGATCACCCGCAAGCTCCAGGGCTGA